From Capsicum annuum cultivar UCD-10X-F1 unplaced genomic scaffold, UCD10Xv1.1 ctg63092, whole genome shotgun sequence:
atatatatatatatatatatatataatatattaaaagtgagaATATCCTTAgaaaaattaattgaactttttgcccttcattgaaATCCTTGCTTTAAACAatttaaacaaaatcatctttttcactatttcgtcttaatatttaagagttaaaaattaattaaatgtatttatggtaaaaaaatttccttattaTAAGACATCagaatttctatatctttttctgatttaagaaataaaaattaattaaatatatttatggtaactctttccttatttgaagtcatacaactgatacattttttattagtttaagaattctaaatcaactaaatttgattttaagatgatttgagaaatctaaaaataaatataaatattagaataaaaaaaaattaagaagttccaaattttaaatgttttaagtatGCAATAgaatgtaataaataaatttgtaaagatttgactttaaaaataaNNNNNNNNNNNNNNNNNNNNNNNNNNNNNNNNNNNNNNNNNNNNNNNNNNNNNNNNNNNNNNNNNNNNNNNNNNNNNNNNNNNNNNNNNNNNNNNNNNNNatatatatatatatatatatatatataatcgtaacacaaatatggtttaaattgatgcgtctctcttatcctgtggcaacaagggaaagaggtatacaaatgtaaaagtgataCCATTAACCACTTGGAATTgaaaaacatatatgtgtatatatttatgtttacattattacattaaagtgtgaaagatttttgaaaagtgatttgaacttttacactctattaaaaatcttcacaatagataaattatttaatttaaaataatcaaacgttatacATGCGAGGCACGTGCGACTAAAATtgcatatatacacacacacacatatatatacacacatatatatacacacacacgtatatatatatatatatattatgtcggtttgatttgggttttgagtttgttttttttgttaacaccaaaccaaaccaagaatggttggttttttttcaaacgccaaaccaacaaaaccaaaccataagtcattttttttctcaatttggtttggttattcggtttggtttgatttgacggtttggtctgtacacccctagtcATAGGCATTAATGTGTCCCTATCGAGGAGGATCTAAAGagtcacaaaatattttttttttccaggTTCATGATTGCTAGAATTCTCTTTGCCCCAATCCAACTTATGTTGTATGGAAATAGCCTCTTttctctaacatagttaatcatatcttGATCCCATTCAAACTGTGAAATTAACGTCTCAGGATATAGATACTGACTATGTCATACTtactcttgaaattattgtagaagttgaggtctattatcctattgCAAAGATCATATGCTTCGCAGAACGTGAGGTGCATtgccctcatgaggcagagaatttatCAACATGATATTATATAAGAACTACCCTGAATATGTGTAGTATGTATGCACCGCAGGTGGGCATGGACGGTGAGAAGAAGAGGCAGTTTTGGCAGgatttggatgaggtggtgagaggcgtacCTAGCTCTGAGAAGATTATTATggcaggggatttcaatgggcacatcggggcgttactGGAAGGCTTTGgcgatgtgcatggtggttttggttttggggtgAGAAATAATGAAAGAGCTACTCTGTTGGACTTTGAGAAGTCCtatgggctggtggtggtgaatttgAGCTTTTCTAATAAGGACGATCActtgatcacctttcgaagcacgatagccaagacccaaatTGACTATTTGCTGCTTaagaaaggggatagggtgttgtgtaagaaTTGTAAGATCATTTCGAGTGAGAACCtgtcgacccagcataggcttttagtgatggacttgggtataaagaaggataagaAGAAAAAGGGTGGGGAGGGTCGACAgagaattaagtggggcagcTTGACGCAGGTGAATGCACGAGAGATAAATGaaaagttggcgggaatggggttgtgggagtgtaggggagacgtggatggtatgtgggatagggtggctaaGTGTATCAAGGAGACTGCTAGTGAGGTATTGGGTGTTTCCAAGGGTCGGGCTGGTTaccatcagggggattggtggtggaataaagcaattaagaagaaagtggagactaagaagggggcgtatgCTAATTTGGTAGATAGTAAGGAGGAAGAAGAGAAACAGGTAAATAGGaaggagtataagttagctaggagAGAGACAAAATTAGCAGTTATGGCTGCCAATACGATAATATTTAAGAGATTTTATACGGGGTTAGAGaagaaaggaggggaaaaaaggttgtttaggcttgc
This genomic window contains:
- the LOC124893659 gene encoding uncharacterized protein LOC124893659, which produces MDGEKKRQFWQDLDEVVRGVPSSEKIIMAGDFNGHIGALLEGFGDVHGGFGFGVRNNERATLLDFEKSYGLVVVNLSFSNKDDHLITFRSTIAKTQIDYLLLKKGDRVLCKN